From one Butyricimonas faecihominis genomic stretch:
- the prmA gene encoding 50S ribosomal protein L11 methyltransferase has product MFYTELTFHISPYVEDIADAIIAELGDLGYDSFSYSDDGFKAYIPSKNFNEEQVKSLEILSFFQSLYTITWEKAEIENQDWNKIWEENFTPILVQDRILVRAGFHPTIKNIEHEIIIDPKMSFGTGHHATTALMLETILDMKPNFSGKKVLDMGCGTGILSIMAVQAGAQSVTGIDIDEWAYNNAMENIATNNMNNIRVLIGDATLLDGAEHYDIILANINRNILLNDMPAYVNVLNDNGYLIMSGFYTEDIPVIREKAELLQLTYQSNKVKDNWTAVIFHKR; this is encoded by the coding sequence ATGTTTTATACAGAACTCACTTTCCATATCTCCCCTTACGTGGAGGACATTGCAGATGCGATTATTGCCGAACTCGGCGACCTCGGATACGACAGTTTTTCATACTCGGATGACGGTTTCAAAGCTTACATACCAAGCAAAAACTTCAACGAAGAACAAGTAAAGTCATTAGAAATCCTTTCTTTCTTCCAGTCCCTATACACAATCACCTGGGAAAAAGCAGAAATCGAGAACCAAGACTGGAATAAAATTTGGGAAGAAAACTTCACGCCTATCCTCGTGCAAGACCGGATTCTGGTAAGAGCCGGATTCCATCCCACGATTAAAAACATCGAACACGAAATCATCATTGACCCGAAAATGAGTTTTGGCACGGGTCATCATGCCACGACTGCTCTCATGCTGGAAACGATCTTAGACATGAAACCTAATTTCTCCGGCAAAAAAGTCCTTGACATGGGATGTGGTACTGGAATTCTATCTATCATGGCCGTACAAGCTGGAGCCCAATCGGTTACCGGCATCGACATTGACGAATGGGCTTACAACAACGCCATGGAAAACATTGCCACCAACAACATGAACAATATACGTGTTCTTATCGGGGATGCAACTTTACTAGACGGGGCAGAACACTATGACATCATCTTGGCCAATATCAACCGGAATATATTATTGAATGATATGCCCGCATACGTGAACGTGCTTAATGACAACGGCTACCTCATCATGAGCGGATTTTACACCGAAGATATTCCCGTTATTCGCGAGAAAGCCGAACTTTTGCAACTAACCTATCAATCCAACAAAGTAAAAGACAACTGGACTGCCGTCATTTTCCACAAAAGATAA